The genomic stretch AATACAAGGGCACCATCTGCGATTTTGTGTATTTGGCAATCTCCTTCAGCCGGGGGGCGTCAAAGGGTGTGAAAAAGGTGTAGGACACCCCGTGCTGCTTGGCCCGGCCCGTGCGGCCGATGCGGTGCAGGTAATATTCGTTTTCGTTGGGGATGTCGTAATTGAACACGGCGTCGACACCGCTGATATCAAGACCGCGCGCCGCCACATCGGTGGCCACGAGCATGTCGATCCCGCCCTTGCGGAAGGTGGCCATCACACGTTCGCGCGTGCTCTGCTGGATGTCCCCGTGGATGCAGTCGGCCCGACAGCCTTTCGCCACCAGATTTTTGGTCAGCCGGTGTACCAGGTGTTTGGTGTTGCAGAAGATGATGACTTTGTGGTAATGTTTGGAGCGAATCACGCGGAGCATGTCGTCCGTCTTGTTGCCCCGCACCTCGATGCTGTACTGCTCGATGGGCGGTTTGTCGTCTTCGACGTCCTGCACGCGGATCTCCACCGCGTCTTCCTTCTGGTAGACCCAGGCGATATCCATGACCTCGCGGGAGATGGTGGCCGACATGAGCGCCAAGTGACGGCGGTTTTCCGTCCGGTCCAGAATGCGGGTGACGTCCCGGACAAAACCCATGTCGAGCATCCGGTCGGCCTCGTCCAGCACGGCCGTGTGCACGCAGTCCAGCCGGATGGTGTGCCGGTCGAGGTGGTCTTTGAGCCGGCCGGGCGTGGCCACGACGATCTGTGGGTGCTGCTTCAGCGCCTTCATCTGGATGTCGATCTTTTGGCCGCCGTAGATGGCGACGGTGCGGATCCCCTGGAGGTACAAGGAGAGCTTGCGGATCTCGTCACAGATCTGCAGCGTCAGTTCCCGCGTCGGACAGAGAATCAGTGCCTGGATGCATTTGTCGTCCGGGTCGATGTGCTCAAGGATGGGGATGGCGAAGGCGATGGTCTTGCCGGTGCCTGTCGGAGCTTTGGCGATGACGTCCTTCCAGTCGAGGAGCGCCGGGATGGCCTCGGCCTGTACGGTGGTCATGGCGGACAGCCGCTGCCGCTGCAATGCACGCAGGATCTCCCCCGACAGATTCAGTTCTGAAAACGTTGTGATACTGTGTTCATCCTTTCTATAATGGGCGATGGGTATGTTTTAAGTGCTGAGTGCTGAGTTCTGAGTGTTGAGTGTTCGTATGGGCGGCGGATGAGGCATATGAATGCAGTATAACACAGCGCGGGAAAAAATGCAAATCAAACAGGTTCCCCGTTTCCCGGTTCCCCCACTCAGAACTCAGAACTCAGCACTCAGCACTCTTCTTTCCGCGCCAGCACCTGCTGGCGCGGAAAGAAGATACGCACGGAGCGCGTCGACGGAGTAAAACAC from Oscillospiraceae bacterium encodes the following:
- a CDS encoding DEAD/DEAH box helicase, with the protein product MQRQRLSAMTTVQAEAIPALLDWKDVIAKAPTGTGKTIAFAIPILEHIDPDDKCIQALILCPTRELTLQICDEIRKLSLYLQGIRTVAIYGGQKIDIQMKALKQHPQIVVATPGRLKDHLDRHTIRLDCVHTAVLDEADRMLDMGFVRDVTRILDRTENRRHLALMSATISREVMDIAWVYQKEDAVEIRVQDVEDDKPPIEQYSIEVRGNKTDDMLRVIRSKHYHKVIIFCNTKHLVHRLTKNLVAKGCRADCIHGDIQQSTRERVMATFRKGGIDMLVATDVAARGLDISGVDAVFNYDIPNENEYYLHRIGRTGRAKQHGVSYTFFTPFDAPRLKEIAKYTKSQMVPLYFDDSNALVPRPAAV